A window of Photobacterium sp. GJ3 contains these coding sequences:
- the uraD gene encoding 2-oxo-4-hydroxy-4-carboxy-5-ureidoimidazoline decarboxylase, with protein sequence MARFSSCQPSQMSREAFVSHFADVYEHSPWVAEKVYDNGINEADDEISTLHARMADVLLSASKTEQLALINAHPDLAGRAAMNGELTEASTSEQAGAGIDQCSAEEFEKFNRYNDSYKAKFQFPFIMAVKGANRYQILESFEERLGHEIDAEFNQALKEINKIALFRLQTM encoded by the coding sequence ATGGCACGTTTTTCGTCTTGCCAGCCGAGCCAAATGAGCCGGGAAGCTTTTGTTTCGCATTTTGCGGATGTGTACGAGCACAGCCCATGGGTGGCGGAAAAAGTGTATGACAATGGCATCAACGAAGCTGATGACGAGATCAGCACACTGCATGCCCGCATGGCCGATGTCTTGCTGTCTGCCAGCAAAACAGAACAACTGGCCCTGATCAATGCACACCCGGATTTAGCCGGCCGTGCAGCCATGAATGGTGAACTGACGGAAGCTTCGACCTCTGAGCAGGCCGGTGCAGGGATTGATCAGTGTTCCGCAGAAGAATTTGAAAAATTCAATCGTTATAACGACAGCTACAAAGCAAAGTTTCAGTTTCCCTTCATCATGGCTGTGAAAGGGGCCAATCGTTATCAAATCCTTGAGTCGTTTGAGGAGCGATTAGGTCATGAAATTGACGCTGAGTTCAATCAGGCGCTGAAAGAGATCAATAAGATCGCTTTGTTCCGCCTGCAGACAATGTAA
- a CDS encoding NCS2 family permease translates to MNNTKTETLSRSEAGPVSLIERLFQLKAHGSNVRNEIVGGITTFATMAYIIFVNPQIMSASGMDAEAVFVATCIGAAIGTLLMGLFANWPVGLAPGMGLNAFFAFTVVGEMGYSWQVALGAVFISGILFVAMSFYKVREWIIESIPESLRFSMTAGVGLFLGLIGLKTAGIVVDSPATLVSLGDFTQPQALLAAICFLIIAVLSERKIFGAVLIGMFSVTLVGFLLGLVQYNGVVSMPPSLAPTLFAMDITGALNISMISVILAFLFVNMFDTAGTLMGVAERAHLRNKETGRIEGLSKALKADSIASVAGACVGCPPVTSYVESAAGVAAGGRTGLSAIVIGLLFVAAIFFSPLAGMIPSYATAGALIYVAFVMMGSMQHVKWNDFTDAAPAAITALMMPLTFSIANGIALGFITYTVLKVATGRTKEVSISMYILTAIFVAKLVYL, encoded by the coding sequence ATGAACAATACCAAAACAGAAACGCTCAGCCGTTCTGAAGCCGGCCCGGTTTCACTGATAGAGCGCCTGTTTCAACTCAAAGCTCACGGCTCCAATGTGAGAAACGAGATCGTCGGTGGGATAACAACCTTTGCCACCATGGCTTATATCATTTTCGTGAACCCACAGATCATGTCGGCCTCAGGCATGGATGCTGAAGCAGTCTTCGTCGCCACCTGCATTGGTGCCGCGATTGGGACACTCCTTATGGGTCTGTTTGCCAACTGGCCCGTCGGTCTGGCGCCGGGGATGGGCCTGAATGCCTTCTTCGCCTTCACCGTCGTTGGGGAGATGGGTTACAGCTGGCAGGTCGCACTCGGCGCTGTCTTTATTTCCGGTATTCTGTTTGTCGCGATGAGTTTCTACAAAGTCCGCGAATGGATTATCGAAAGTATTCCTGAAAGTCTCCGATTTTCAATGACGGCCGGTGTCGGTCTGTTCCTGGGCCTGATCGGCCTGAAAACAGCGGGGATTGTCGTCGACAGTCCGGCAACACTGGTCAGCCTGGGTGATTTCACTCAGCCACAAGCGCTGCTGGCCGCCATCTGTTTCCTGATCATCGCAGTCCTGAGCGAGCGAAAAATCTTCGGTGCCGTGCTGATCGGCATGTTCAGTGTGACCTTAGTCGGCTTCCTGCTGGGCCTGGTTCAGTACAACGGTGTTGTTTCCATGCCACCAAGTCTGGCACCCACCCTGTTTGCCATGGACATCACCGGCGCCCTGAATATTTCAATGATCAGCGTGATTCTGGCTTTCCTGTTCGTCAATATGTTTGATACCGCAGGCACCCTGATGGGTGTGGCAGAACGTGCGCATCTGCGCAATAAAGAAACCGGTCGGATTGAAGGTCTGAGCAAAGCCCTGAAAGCCGATAGTATCGCCAGCGTCGCCGGTGCCTGTGTCGGCTGTCCTCCAGTCACCAGTTATGTCGAAAGCGCCGCTGGTGTGGCGGCAGGTGGCCGTACCGGTCTGTCTGCGATCGTGATTGGTCTGCTGTTTGTCGCTGCGATCTTCTTCTCGCCACTGGCAGGGATGATCCCGTCCTACGCAACCGCAGGTGCGCTGATCTACGTCGCATTCGTCATGATGGGCAGTATGCAGCACGTGAAATGGAACGATTTCACCGATGCCGCTCCCGCAGCGATCACCGCGCTGATGATGCCCCTGACGTTCTCAATCGCAAACGGCATCGCACTGGGCTTTATCACCTACACGGTTCTGAAAGTCGCAACCGGCCGGACCAAAGAAGTCTCCATCAGTATGTATATCCTGACGGCAATCTTTGTCGCCAAGCTGGTATACCTCTGA
- a CDS encoding ureidoglycolate lyase — protein sequence MSTPVRQLTIEPLTREAFAPFGDVIDKEVSDYFMINNGSTRRYHAMANVDVAEEGGSAIISIFEAQPLSYPLRIAMMERHPLGSQAFIPLLGNPYLILVAPAGETPDPAQLKAFYSNGRQGVNYGKGVWHHPVLALHENDQFLVVDRSGPGNNCDEVYFSDDVRIELSLSSLEQEASTVVL from the coding sequence ATGAGTACTCCCGTGAGACAACTGACGATTGAACCGCTGACACGCGAAGCCTTTGCCCCTTTTGGTGATGTGATTGATAAAGAAGTCAGTGACTACTTTATGATCAATAATGGGTCGACCCGACGTTACCATGCGATGGCGAATGTGGATGTCGCAGAAGAAGGTGGCTCTGCAATCATCAGTATCTTCGAGGCCCAGCCACTCAGTTATCCGTTGCGGATAGCGATGATGGAGCGTCATCCACTGGGTTCTCAGGCTTTCATTCCTTTACTGGGCAATCCGTACCTGATCCTGGTGGCCCCGGCAGGGGAAACACCAGACCCCGCTCAGCTTAAGGCGTTTTACAGTAATGGACGTCAGGGCGTGAATTATGGAAAAGGGGTTTGGCACCACCCGGTGCTGGCACTGCACGAGAACGACCAGTTTTTAGTCGTCGATCGTTCAGGACCCGGCAATAACTGCGATGAAGTGTACTTTTCTGACGATGTCCGTATCGAATTATCACTGAGCAGTTTAGAGCAGGAAGCATCAACCGTCGTACTTTGA
- the hmpA gene encoding NO-inducible flavohemoprotein, which yields MLSQNTIEIVKSTAPLLAETGPKLTAHFYDRMFTHHPELKDIFNLTHQDSGRQREALFNAVYGYAANIDNLEVLLPVVEKIAQKHASFNITAEQYAIVGEHLLGTIDEMFAPGQAVLDAWAEAYGVLAKVFTDREEAIYQASESKTGGWRGLREFELVAKTRESEGITSFELMPTDDQPVAAYQPGQYIGIYLKPAHFEYQEIRQYSLSGAPQQKTYRISVKRESQGRVSAYLHDHLKVGDKVQLAPPSGDFFFRSDARKPVALISAGVGLTPMLSMLESLQEAHQAPVHWLHAADNHQHHAFKKHVEALTAASTQMTRHVWYREPQGVQADFEGLIDLTQLEGTIDWQQTDFYFCGPVGFMQFIARQLQEKGVSTSQMHYECFGPHQVL from the coding sequence ATGCTGAGTCAGAACACCATTGAAATCGTGAAATCTACCGCACCGCTGCTGGCCGAAACCGGCCCGAAACTTACCGCTCATTTTTATGACCGGATGTTCACCCATCACCCTGAGCTTAAAGACATTTTCAATCTGACCCATCAGGACAGTGGTCGTCAGCGAGAAGCGTTATTTAACGCGGTGTACGGCTATGCAGCCAACATTGATAACCTGGAAGTCTTGCTCCCTGTGGTTGAAAAAATTGCGCAGAAACATGCCAGTTTCAATATCACTGCCGAGCAGTACGCCATTGTTGGCGAGCATTTACTGGGCACTATCGATGAGATGTTTGCACCGGGTCAGGCCGTATTGGATGCCTGGGCAGAGGCTTACGGTGTTCTGGCGAAAGTCTTTACTGACCGGGAAGAAGCGATTTATCAGGCAAGTGAGTCTAAAACCGGTGGCTGGCGCGGATTGCGTGAATTTGAACTGGTTGCCAAAACGCGGGAAAGCGAGGGAATTACCAGCTTTGAACTGATGCCCACGGATGACCAGCCTGTTGCGGCGTACCAGCCCGGCCAGTACATCGGTATTTACCTCAAACCCGCACATTTTGAATATCAGGAAATTCGTCAGTACAGCCTGTCGGGTGCACCTCAGCAGAAGACGTATCGGATTTCTGTGAAGCGCGAATCGCAGGGACGTGTGTCGGCTTATCTGCACGATCACCTGAAAGTCGGCGATAAAGTACAGCTTGCGCCACCGTCCGGTGATTTCTTCTTCCGTTCGGATGCCCGAAAACCCGTTGCACTGATTTCTGCAGGTGTCGGTCTGACCCCGATGCTGTCGATGCTTGAGTCGTTGCAGGAGGCCCATCAGGCCCCGGTTCACTGGTTACATGCGGCAGACAACCATCAGCATCATGCATTTAAGAAGCATGTGGAAGCTTTGACGGCGGCATCAACGCAGATGACTCGTCACGTGTGGTACCGTGAGCCTCAGGGGGTTCAGGCTGATTTCGAAGGCTTGATTGATCTGACACAGCTTGAAGGCACGATTGACTGGCAACAGACCGATTTTTATTTCTGTGGTCCGGTTGGGTTCATGCAATTCATTGCCAGACAGCTACAGGAAAAGGGTGTCAGCACGTCGCAAATGCACTATGAGTGTTTCGGGCCGCATCAGGTGTTGTAA
- a CDS encoding urate hydroxylase PuuD, with translation MDPHMTEWLNLVIRWIHMIVGIAWIGASFYFVWLENNLNRVNPKTGLSGDLWAIHGGGIYHLEKYKLAPPSMPENLHWFKWEAYFTWITGVLLLGVVYYLNADIYLVAPGSGLGATASVALGVGALAAGWIIYSLLCDSALGKKPMLLGIILFFALVGAAYGLSQVFSGRGAYIHVGAIIGTIMVGNVFFVIMPAQRGLVKAIEENREPDPVLPAKGLLRSRHNNYLTLPVLFIMISNHFPSTYGSEYNWLILAGLAVFSILVRHYFNTRHGSQKYAWTMPLAALGMIALAFVTSPYASKMGETATPSAKVESTASQAEQGTTASAQPAAAQGVSFAQVNDVIQERCTVCHSAQPTHAAFTTAPAGVILDTPEEIKVNAPRIVAQSVQTKVMPLGNLTQMTDDERQLIGTWVKQGAQL, from the coding sequence ATGGATCCACATATGACGGAATGGCTGAATCTGGTAATCCGCTGGATTCACATGATTGTAGGTATCGCATGGATTGGTGCCTCATTCTACTTTGTCTGGTTGGAAAACAACCTGAACCGTGTCAACCCGAAAACCGGCCTGTCTGGTGATTTATGGGCCATTCACGGCGGTGGTATCTACCACCTCGAAAAATATAAGCTGGCACCGCCAAGCATGCCGGAAAACCTGCACTGGTTTAAGTGGGAAGCTTACTTCACCTGGATTACCGGTGTTCTTCTGCTGGGCGTCGTGTACTACCTGAATGCCGATATCTATCTGGTTGCGCCGGGTTCCGGTTTGGGAGCAACGGCATCGGTTGCTCTGGGTGTCGGTGCGCTGGCTGCCGGCTGGATTATCTACAGCCTGCTGTGTGACTCCGCGCTCGGTAAAAAACCGATGTTGCTGGGGATCATTCTGTTCTTCGCACTGGTTGGCGCGGCGTATGGTCTGAGCCAGGTCTTCAGTGGCCGGGGTGCTTACATCCACGTGGGTGCAATCATCGGGACCATCATGGTCGGAAATGTTTTCTTCGTAATTATGCCGGCTCAGCGTGGCCTGGTGAAAGCGATTGAAGAAAACCGCGAACCGGATCCGGTACTGCCTGCGAAAGGTCTGCTGCGCTCACGTCACAACAACTACCTGACGCTGCCGGTGCTGTTCATCATGATCAGTAACCACTTTCCAAGCACGTACGGGTCGGAGTACAACTGGCTGATTCTTGCTGGTCTGGCCGTGTTCAGTATTTTGGTTCGCCATTACTTTAACACCCGTCATGGCAGCCAGAAATATGCCTGGACCATGCCGCTGGCCGCGCTGGGCATGATTGCACTGGCATTTGTGACCTCCCCATACGCAAGCAAAATGGGTGAAACTGCGACGCCTTCAGCGAAGGTTGAGTCAACGGCATCACAGGCTGAGCAGGGCACAACGGCTTCAGCGCAGCCAGCAGCAGCGCAGGGCGTCAGTTTTGCTCAGGTCAATGATGTGATTCAGGAGCGTTGTACGGTTTGTCATTCGGCTCAGCCGACGCACGCCGCCTTTACCACAGCGCCTGCAGGTGTGATTCTGGATACACCGGAAGAAATTAAAGTGAATGCGCCACGCATTGTGGCCCAGTCGGTACAAACGAAAGTGATGCCACTGGGTAACCTGACTCAGATGACAGATGATGAGCGTCAGCTCATTGGCACCTGGGTGAAGCAGGGCGCGCAACTCTAG
- the nsrR gene encoding nitric oxide-sensing transcriptional repressor NsrR → MQLTNFTDYGLRALILLGSLPDGELTSITHVSETFAVSRNHMVKIVNKLGQLGYVKTVRGKNGGICLARPAGTIVIGQVVRDLEPLQVVNCAPEFCHITPACRLKNHLARAKEAFLAELDECTIADMLTDNDALLILLARPLD, encoded by the coding sequence GTGCAACTGACCAACTTTACCGACTATGGCCTACGGGCACTGATCCTGCTTGGATCCTTGCCAGACGGGGAATTAACCAGCATCACTCACGTCAGTGAGACTTTTGCTGTGTCCAGAAACCATATGGTGAAAATAGTCAATAAACTGGGTCAGTTGGGCTATGTGAAAACAGTCCGCGGGAAAAACGGGGGAATCTGTCTGGCCAGGCCAGCCGGAACCATCGTGATTGGCCAGGTGGTTCGTGATTTAGAACCACTGCAAGTCGTGAATTGCGCACCGGAGTTCTGTCACATCACCCCGGCCTGCCGTCTGAAAAACCATCTGGCCAGAGCCAAAGAAGCCTTTCTGGCTGAACTGGACGAATGCACCATTGCCGATATGCTGACCGACAATGATGCATTGTTGATATTGTTGGCGCGGCCGCTGGATTGA
- the puuE gene encoding allantoinase PuuE codes for MSNEYPRNLIGYGAVPPHPRWPNDARVAVSFVLNYEEGGERCILHGDSESEAFLSEIPAAQPFPGQRHISMESIYEYGSRAGVWRILRLFKEYDVPLTIFGVAMALERHPDVAKAFVDAGHEICSHGYRWIDYQNMDESAERDHMMKAIEIIRNLTGERPYGWYTGRTGPNTRRLVAEEGGFLYDSDAYDDDLPYWHEEGPKPQLVIPYTLDVNDMRFATVQGFNAGDQFFNYLKDTFDTLYEEGATAPKMMSVGLHCRLIGRPGRIAALRRFLDYVQQHDNVWLCRRIDIAKHWHEHHPHPSMKEY; via the coding sequence GTGAGTAATGAGTATCCACGCAATCTGATCGGCTACGGTGCTGTGCCTCCGCACCCACGGTGGCCAAATGACGCCCGCGTCGCAGTCTCTTTTGTTCTCAACTATGAAGAAGGTGGAGAACGCTGCATTCTACACGGCGATAGCGAGTCAGAAGCATTTTTGTCTGAGATTCCAGCCGCACAGCCTTTTCCGGGTCAGCGTCATATCAGCATGGAATCTATTTATGAATATGGCAGCCGTGCAGGCGTGTGGCGTATTCTGCGCCTGTTTAAAGAATATGATGTGCCGCTGACGATTTTTGGTGTGGCTATGGCACTGGAACGTCATCCGGATGTGGCGAAAGCCTTTGTCGATGCTGGCCATGAAATCTGCAGCCACGGGTATCGCTGGATTGATTATCAGAACATGGATGAGTCCGCAGAGCGGGATCACATGATGAAAGCGATTGAGATCATCCGTAATCTGACCGGTGAGCGTCCTTATGGCTGGTATACCGGCCGTACCGGGCCGAATACACGTCGTCTGGTCGCAGAGGAAGGCGGTTTCCTGTATGACTCCGATGCCTATGATGACGACCTGCCATACTGGCATGAAGAGGGGCCAAAACCACAGCTGGTGATCCCTTACACGCTGGACGTGAACGACATGCGTTTCGCAACGGTTCAGGGCTTCAACGCCGGCGATCAGTTCTTCAACTATCTCAAAGACACCTTTGACACCCTGTATGAAGAAGGCGCGACCGCACCCAAAATGATGTCTGTGGGTTTGCACTGCCGCCTGATTGGCCGCCCGGGCCGGATCGCTGCACTGCGCCGTTTTCTGGATTATGTGCAACAGCACGACAACGTCTGGCTGTGCCGAAGAATTGATATTGCCAAGCACTGGCACGAGCATCACCCGCACCCAAGTATGAAGGAGTATTAA
- the guaD gene encoding guanine deaminase — protein MTTQRTAYRSAILHSIDDPHEVGLENSFEFFEDGVLVVENGHIIDLGPAEAVLARQPDSLTVTEYQHKLITAGFIDTHIHYPQTGMIASYGEQLLDWLENYTFPEELKFKNPVYARQVANIFLNELASNGTTTALVFGTVHKESVDVFFEEAQKRKLRMIAGKVLMDRNAPDYLTDTPESGYQDSKALIEKWHKTDRLLYAVTPRFAPTSTDEQLATVGQLLEEYPDVYMHTHLSENKKEIDWVLELFPDRDTYLDVYDHYKLLKKRAVFAHGIHLTDCECQRLAETGSAISFCPTSNLFLGSGLFNLPKMEHHGVRVGMGTDVGAGTSFSLLQTMSEGYKVLQLQQQKLHPFKSLYLATLGGAKALYLDDKIGNLEPGKEADFVVLDLHATPLMSFRMQQAKTLEEQLFVLMSLGDDRTVSKTFVYGEKAYDVEAPTEPEMVTKKKAS, from the coding sequence ATGACAACACAACGCACAGCGTATCGCTCCGCGATTTTACACAGCATTGACGACCCGCATGAAGTGGGCCTTGAAAACAGCTTTGAGTTTTTTGAAGACGGCGTTCTGGTTGTCGAAAACGGCCACATCATCGATTTAGGCCCTGCGGAGGCCGTTCTAGCTCGCCAGCCCGATTCACTTACGGTGACGGAATATCAGCATAAACTCATCACGGCCGGATTTATTGATACTCATATCCATTATCCGCAAACCGGGATGATCGCCTCTTACGGCGAACAATTGCTCGACTGGCTGGAAAACTACACCTTCCCGGAAGAGCTCAAGTTTAAAAACCCGGTGTATGCCCGTCAGGTGGCCAACATTTTCCTGAATGAACTGGCAAGTAACGGGACAACGACCGCGCTGGTTTTCGGCACCGTGCATAAAGAATCCGTCGACGTTTTCTTTGAAGAAGCACAGAAACGTAAACTGCGGATGATTGCCGGGAAAGTCCTGATGGACCGCAATGCACCGGATTATCTGACCGATACGCCAGAATCCGGTTATCAGGATTCGAAAGCCCTGATCGAAAAATGGCACAAGACAGACCGCCTGCTCTATGCCGTGACGCCCCGTTTCGCGCCCACGAGCACAGACGAACAGCTTGCGACTGTTGGTCAGTTACTGGAAGAGTACCCGGATGTGTACATGCACACCCACCTTTCTGAAAACAAAAAAGAAATCGACTGGGTGCTGGAGCTCTTCCCGGATCGAGACACCTATCTGGATGTTTACGACCATTACAAGCTACTCAAAAAGCGGGCTGTGTTTGCGCATGGCATACATCTGACTGACTGCGAATGTCAGCGTCTGGCAGAAACCGGTTCTGCGATTTCATTCTGTCCGACGTCAAACCTGTTCCTCGGCTCGGGTTTGTTTAACCTGCCAAAAATGGAACACCACGGCGTGCGCGTCGGTATGGGAACCGATGTCGGTGCAGGCACCAGCTTCTCGTTGCTGCAGACCATGAGCGAAGGTTACAAAGTGCTGCAATTGCAGCAGCAAAAACTACACCCGTTCAAGTCGCTGTATCTGGCAACTCTGGGCGGTGCGAAAGCGCTGTATCTGGACGATAAAATCGGCAACCTGGAACCCGGAAAAGAAGCTGATTTCGTGGTTCTGGACCTGCATGCAACGCCACTGATGTCCTTCCGGATGCAACAGGCGAAAACGCTGGAAGAACAACTCTTTGTGCTGATGAGTCTGGGTGATGACCGGACGGTCAGCAAAACCTTCGTCTACGGCGAAAAAGCCTATGATGTCGAAGCGCCAACCGAACCAGAAATGGTAACGAAGAAAAAAGCGAGCTAA
- the xdhC gene encoding xanthine dehydrogenase accessory protein XdhC, with product MFKDNWIHALAELDQRGEPCVMVTVLAERGSVPRDAGTKMLVTRHEIIATIGGGHLEHKAIKMAREMLLTGDRHPRVEHFNLGARLGQCCGGMATLSLEPIGQQQHHLVLFGAGHVAKALIHIVSTLPFRVTWIDQRDSEFPAELPLGVTKLVSDDPVGEIRDMPKNIYYLVMTHNHQLDFELAREILNRNDMAYFGMIGSLTKRKKFDYRLSQRGFDDATVRRMVCPIGIDAVKGKHPAEIAVSVAGELIAHYQGAPIADKREADAAATASDDNLDHQVA from the coding sequence ATGTTTAAAGACAACTGGATTCATGCTCTGGCGGAACTTGATCAACGGGGAGAACCTTGTGTCATGGTGACGGTTCTGGCCGAACGGGGCTCTGTTCCGCGGGATGCCGGGACCAAGATGCTGGTGACCCGACATGAGATCATTGCCACTATTGGTGGCGGTCATCTGGAGCACAAAGCCATCAAGATGGCCCGTGAAATGCTGCTGACCGGTGATCGTCATCCCAGAGTGGAGCACTTCAATCTGGGTGCCAGACTCGGCCAGTGTTGTGGCGGTATGGCCACACTCAGCCTGGAACCCATCGGGCAGCAACAGCATCATCTGGTTTTGTTTGGTGCCGGTCATGTTGCCAAAGCCTTGATCCACATTGTCAGTACATTGCCTTTCCGCGTGACCTGGATCGACCAAAGAGACAGCGAATTTCCTGCCGAGCTGCCACTGGGTGTGACCAAGCTGGTCTCTGACGATCCGGTCGGCGAAATCCGGGATATGCCGAAAAACATCTATTACCTGGTCATGACTCATAACCATCAGTTGGATTTTGAGCTGGCGAGAGAAATTCTCAACAGAAATGATATGGCATATTTTGGCATGATAGGGTCGCTGACCAAGCGGAAGAAGTTTGATTATCGACTGTCACAGCGCGGCTTTGACGACGCCACCGTGCGTCGGATGGTCTGCCCGATAGGGATTGATGCGGTGAAAGGCAAGCACCCGGCTGAAATTGCCGTGTCGGTTGCCGGCGAACTGATCGCCCATTATCAGGGCGCGCCCATTGCGGATAAACGTGAAGCCGACGCTGCTGCCACAGCATCTGATGACAACCTCGATCATCAAGTCGCCTGA
- the uraH gene encoding hydroxyisourate hydrolase encodes MGKLTTHVLDTASGLPGAEIKVSLYRQEGTDFVLVKTVHTNADGRTDQPILEGNALTSGKYQLIFDTAEYFRQQGVELASVPFLDDVVIRFGIADTGSHYHVPLLVSPYSFSTYRGS; translated from the coding sequence ATGGGAAAACTGACTACTCACGTGCTTGATACAGCCTCAGGCTTACCTGGAGCAGAAATCAAAGTTTCTCTGTACCGCCAGGAAGGCACAGATTTTGTTTTGGTGAAAACCGTTCATACCAACGCTGACGGCCGAACCGATCAGCCAATTCTGGAAGGCAATGCCCTGACATCTGGTAAATATCAGCTGATTTTTGACACAGCCGAATATTTTCGTCAGCAAGGTGTCGAGCTGGCGTCCGTGCCTTTCCTGGATGATGTGGTGATTCGGTTTGGTATCGCAGATACCGGAAGCCACTACCATGTGCCGCTGCTGGTTTCTCCGTACAGCTTCTCCACATACCGGGGCAGCTGA